TACTTTTGATCTCCTGCTTTGCTTGTCAATTCAAACCAAAAAATTGACTCGAACAACCTGTTCTGCAGGTTATTTATTCCTTCATTGACAGGTAAACTCTTCGTAGATTCCAATGTGAAAGCCCTGCCCGTTTAAGATAGAGATCATGAATCGCATAGCATCTGTAGCAGAAATCCGGAGTCATTTCCCAGCACTGAAGCGCAAACAAAATGGGCATCTGGTGGCCTACTTTGATGGGCCCGGTGGGACGCAAGTGCCCCGTGTAGTGGGAGATGCCATGACTGAATACCTGTATTATCACAATGCCAACACCCATTGGGCCTATCCCGCAAGCGCTGAAACAGATCAAATGTTGGAAGAGGCACGGCAAACGTTTGCAGATTTCCTGAATGCGCAACCAAATGAGCTTGCTTTTGGCGCCAACATGACCAGCCTCACTTTCCATTTGGGACGTGCAATTGGCGAGGAAATGAACCCGGGAGATGAACTCATTGTAACTGAGCTTGATCACCACGCCAATGTGGATACCTGGCGACGAATGGCTGCTGAACGGGAGATGGTTGTCAGGCAGGTGAAAATGGACCCGGTTTCAGGCCAGATTGATTGGGATCATTTCAAGTCTGTGATTTCAACCCGGACTAAAATGGTAGCTATCGGTGCTGCATCAAATGCTCTGGGTACAGTTAACGATGTGAAACAAGCAACCGCGCTCGCACATGAAGCGGGTGCCTACGTGTTTGTTGATGCAGTGCATTATGCACCACACAAGCTTGTTGATGTGGCGGCTATAGGTTGTGATTTTCTTGCATGCTCGGCATACAAATTTTATGGTCCGCATGTTGGCATTCTTTATGGTAAACAC
The sequence above is a segment of the Bacteroidota bacterium genome. Coding sequences within it:
- a CDS encoding cysteine desulfurase-like protein, with the translated sequence MNRIASVAEIRSHFPALKRKQNGHLVAYFDGPGGTQVPRVVGDAMTEYLYYHNANTHWAYPASAETDQMLEEARQTFADFLNAQPNELAFGANMTSLTFHLGRAIGEEMNPGDELIVTELDHHANVDTWRRMAAEREMVVRQVKMDPVSGQIDWDHFKSVISTRTKMVAIGAASNALGTVNDVKQATALAHEAGAYVFVDAVHYAPHKLVDVAAIGCDFLACSAYKFYGPHVGILYGKHALMEKLDVARLVPAPNKNAERLETGTQNHEGIAGAAAAVNFLADLHPDVSLDRRLRLALVYEALDQRGHEQVARLWNELDAMPHVTVYGPSPENTRTSTLSFTVDRIASEEVTRQLGEAGIFTSHGDFYATTVVERLGLADEGLVRAGCACYTSDEEIARLLASVQNMAK